Proteins from a genomic interval of Bombyx mori chromosome 8, ASM3026992v2:
- the LOC101746070 gene encoding protein spinster isoform X4: MLFAPIFGYLGDRYSRRVIMASGVALWSLTTFFGSFLHDYESFAFFRGLVGIGEASYSTIAPTIISDLFVGDVRSKMLAFFYFAIPVGSGLGYIVGSVVGAALGNWRYGLRVTPFFGAIAVALIIWVMEDPERGASEESHIKPTSYKDDLRALIKNPSFMLSTIAFTCVAFVTGALTWWGPQVIYLGLGLQPGNEFSFERVSLTFGAITMVSGMLGVPLGAWLGAGLQKRWGRAHPLLCGAGLLLSAPAVALALLLTEGYMYAPFALIFIGELAININWAIVADMSLYVVIPPRRSTAEAFQILISHMFGDAGSPYLVGVISESLKSYLMPSPDDLPSKTVEFRALQYALFITCFVEVLGGIFFLITSAYIVRDKLKVDRAIAEAEAQHTEPSHASAHEDIVAGE, translated from the exons ATGTTGTTCGCGCCAATATTTGGCTACTTAGGAGATAGATACTCAAGGCGCGTCATTATGGCCAGTGGCGTTGCGCTCTGGAGTCTAACAACTTTCTTTGGCTCGTTTTTACAC GATTACGAGTCGTTTGCATTCTTCCGTGGTCTCGTTGGAATTGGAGAAGCCTCGTACTCCACGATAGCCCCTACCATCATCAGCGATCTCTTCGTGGGGGATGTAAGATCGAAGATGTTAGCATTCTTCTATTTTGCCATCCCAGTCGGAAG TGGTCTCGGATATATAGTAGGGTCAGTTGTGGGTGCAGCGCTAGGCAATTGGCGATACGGTCTACGGGTGACGCCTTTCTTTGGCGCGATTGCCGTCGCGCTCATCATATGGGTCATGGAAGACCCGGAACGAGGCGCCTCCGAAGAGAGTCACATAAAACCCACTTCGTATAAGGACGATCTGCGTGCTCTCATAAAAAA TCCATCGTTCATGCTGTCGACGATCGCTTTTACATGCGTAGCGTTCGTGACCGGCGCGCTCACGTGGTGGGGACCGCAAGTTATTTACTTGGGTCTCGGCTTGCAACCTGGCAACGAGTTTTCCTTCGAAAG GGTTTCGCTAACGTTCGGCGCGATCACCATGGTGTCGGGCATGTTGGGCGTGCCGCTGGGCGCGTGGCTGGGCGCGGGGCTGCAGAAGCGGTGGGGCCGCGCGCACCCGCTGCTGTGCGGCGCGGGGCTGCTGCTGTCGGCGCCGGCGGTCGCGCTCGCCTTGCTTCTGACCGAGGGCTACATGTACGCCCCTTTCGCCCTCATATTTATCGGCGAGCTCGCGATCAATATCAACTGGGCAATCGTGGCCGACATGTCGCTG TACGTTGTCATACCACCAAGGCGTTCGACAGCAGAAGCTTTCCAGATATTAATATCGCACATGTTTGGGGATGCTGGAAGTCCGTACTTAGTCGGAGTT aTATCAGAAAGTTTGAAGTCCTACTTGATGCCATCACCGGATGATTTGCCAAGTAAAACTGTAGAATTCAGAGCGCTTCAGTATGCGCTGTTCATAACGTGCTTCGTGGAAGTACTCGGAGGAATATTCTTCCTTATAACATCGGCGTACATTGTCAGGGACAAACTAAAAGTGGACAGAGCTATTGCAG